A region from the Salicibibacter cibarius genome encodes:
- a CDS encoding CopG family ribbon-helix-helix protein — protein sequence MISLPNYLLQEVDRMTKRDGLNRSDFIHQAATKYLHERKQVVRESMQKGYIEMATINLNIADESFQLEEEAESQVHYTTIRGVQL from the coding sequence ATGATCAGCCTTCCGAACTATTTATTACAAGAGGTGGACCGAATGACAAAACGCGATGGGTTAAACCGAAGTGATTTTATCCACCAAGCGGCGACAAAGTATTTGCATGAGCGAAAACAGGTCGTGCGGGAATCCATGCAAAAGGGCTATATTGAGATGGCCACCATTAACTTGAACATCGCCGATGAGTCGTTTCAGTTGGAAGAGGAAGCAGAATCACAGGTTCATTACACGACTATTAGAGGGGTACAGCTTTAG
- a CDS encoding STAS domain-containing protein: MSSSVIDFIHQRKDHYIIRWKEDIDPLVFNDASLSEGLADELRIEIIDIVLNDLYTEEKGQGERLRRFADRLIHYGLPLGNFIRGLHSLRRMLRNDLAEEYTEECILEFEAQLDGLISKLADESAKMREKIIDTQNHALKELSVPLIPVFDDISVMSLIGTVDTKRAKYIMENVLEGIVDHRAQVVLIDITGVPVVDTMVAHHIIKVYEAVRLVGVHCILVGIRPEIAQTIVTLGIDLRNFSTKSTLQKGVEAALEITNREIKEAPTK; encoded by the coding sequence ATGAGTTCTTCGGTTATAGATTTTATTCATCAAAGGAAAGATCACTATATTATTCGATGGAAAGAAGATATTGATCCACTTGTTTTTAACGATGCTAGCCTTTCGGAAGGTCTGGCGGACGAGTTAAGAATTGAAATAATAGATATCGTTTTAAATGATTTATATACCGAAGAGAAAGGGCAAGGAGAACGTCTGCGGCGGTTCGCTGACCGTTTGATTCATTACGGCCTCCCGTTGGGCAATTTTATTCGCGGTTTGCACTCCTTGCGGCGTATGCTTAGAAATGATTTGGCGGAAGAATATACGGAAGAATGCATTTTGGAATTTGAGGCTCAATTGGACGGATTGATCAGCAAATTGGCAGACGAGTCCGCGAAAATGAGAGAGAAGATTATTGACACGCAAAATCATGCGCTCAAGGAGTTATCCGTTCCCCTGATTCCGGTATTTGATGACATCAGTGTGATGTCTTTAATTGGCACGGTTGATACAAAGCGTGCCAAGTATATTATGGAGAATGTATTGGAAGGGATTGTCGACCATCGTGCCCAAGTGGTGCTCATCGACATTACCGGCGTGCCGGTCGTCGATACGATGGTGGCGCACCATATTATAAAAGTTTATGAAGCTGTGCGGCTTGTGGGAGTCCATTGCATTCTCGTTGGAATACGGCCGGAAATTGCCCAGACAATCGTTACCCTGGGCATCGATTTACGCAATTTCTCGACAAAAAGCACGTTGCAAAAAGGCGTTGAAGCGGCCTTGGAAATAACGAATCGTGAGATCAAAGAAGCCCCGACAAAATAA
- a CDS encoding STAS domain-containing protein — MRIPILKLGKYLLISVQVELDDQTALQFQEDLLNRIHEEGSEGIVIDLTSVEMIDSYIAKVIGDVVEMSNLMGAKVVLTGIQPSVAITLVEMGVTLNDVPTALNLEQGLEKLQQELEG, encoded by the coding sequence ATGCGAATACCAATATTAAAACTAGGGAAGTATTTACTGATTTCTGTGCAAGTAGAACTGGATGACCAGACAGCACTTCAGTTCCAAGAGGATCTGCTAAACCGGATCCATGAAGAGGGTTCCGAAGGAATCGTCATTGATTTGACATCTGTTGAGATGATCGACTCCTATATTGCAAAAGTAATTGGAGACGTTGTCGAAATGTCCAATCTAATGGGCGCGAAAGTCGTTTTGACCGGCATACAGCCAAGTGTTGCCATTACATTGGTTGAGATGGGTGTCACATTAAACGATGTTCCTACAGCACTAAATTTGGAGCAAGGGCTTGAGAAATTGCAACAGGAATTGGAGGGTTGA
- a CDS encoding anti-sigma regulatory factor, with the protein MRAQPSVEIGTEWGIVSARQAGRDLSKEVGFSNVDQARIATAISELARNIHLYAENGIIGLEVVEQGISKGVKIVASDEGPGIENLGEAMTDGYSSSNGLGAGLPGVKRLMDEFDIETEPGKGTVITAIKWLR; encoded by the coding sequence ATGCGTGCGCAACCCTCTGTGGAAATTGGGACGGAATGGGGTATTGTATCGGCGCGTCAAGCCGGTCGAGACCTTTCAAAGGAAGTGGGTTTCAGCAATGTCGACCAGGCCCGGATAGCAACCGCCATATCGGAGCTGGCACGAAATATTCATCTCTATGCAGAAAACGGCATAATTGGTTTGGAAGTCGTAGAGCAAGGCATTTCAAAAGGCGTTAAAATTGTTGCCAGCGACGAAGGGCCGGGCATCGAAAATTTAGGAGAGGCTATGACGGATGGTTACTCATCATCAAATGGACTAGGGGCAGGCCTACCCGGGGTAAAACGGTTGATGGATGAGTTTGATATTGAAACCGAACCCGGAAAGGGGACAGTCATTACGGCAATTAAATGGCTTCGGTAG
- a CDS encoding PP2C family protein-serine/threonine phosphatase: MEAYQVLHSNYKQILYNFLHQKSEQSLYDAQQFSKKVIEEDISPEEIVSIHLEVIEELYPNLSPETRESFEFLLEVMIGYGMAYREHQILKQKQLELESEIDVAASMQDTFLPTEIPQSEGLDMGVISVPASKMNGDYYNIVQPDNGSISIAIADIIGKGVPAALCMSMIKYAMDSLPEGLMQPGQLLASLNRTVEQNIASHMFVTMMYAFYDFRTHLFSYSGAGHEPGFYYNAHEDWFEELYAKGLALGISRNTQYREYQLALSPGDYIVLLTDGVTECRAGDEFLEREELMRLLRLYRNKSAQEMVEHVYQDLEKWQDFQLHDDFTLIILRRNV, encoded by the coding sequence ATGGAAGCATATCAAGTACTGCATAGCAACTATAAACAAATTCTCTACAATTTTCTCCATCAAAAAAGTGAACAAAGCCTGTACGATGCGCAGCAATTTAGCAAAAAAGTGATTGAAGAAGACATTTCACCCGAAGAGATTGTCAGCATTCATCTTGAGGTCATTGAAGAATTATATCCAAATCTGTCGCCGGAAACACGGGAGTCTTTCGAGTTTTTATTGGAAGTGATGATCGGCTACGGAATGGCGTATCGCGAACACCAAATCCTGAAACAAAAACAGTTGGAATTGGAATCGGAAATCGATGTAGCGGCGAGTATGCAAGATACATTTTTGCCAACTGAGATTCCGCAAAGCGAAGGTTTAGACATGGGGGTGATCAGTGTTCCCGCTTCAAAGATGAATGGCGATTACTATAATATCGTCCAACCGGACAACGGAAGCATTAGTATCGCGATCGCAGATATAATCGGAAAAGGGGTGCCCGCGGCCCTTTGCATGTCGATGATCAAATACGCGATGGACAGCCTTCCCGAGGGGTTAATGCAACCTGGCCAATTATTGGCAAGCTTGAACCGGACCGTCGAGCAAAACATTGCGTCTCACATGTTTGTGACGATGATGTATGCGTTCTATGATTTTCGTACACATCTTTTTTCTTACTCAGGAGCAGGCCATGAGCCCGGTTTTTATTATAATGCCCATGAAGATTGGTTCGAAGAATTATACGCCAAGGGATTGGCCCTCGGCATTTCCCGTAACACCCAATACAGAGAGTACCAACTGGCGCTTTCTCCCGGAGATTATATTGTCTTGCTGACGGATGGCGTTACGGAATGCAGAGCAGGCGATGAATTTTTAGAGCGGGAGGAGCTGATGAGACTCCTTCGTCTATACCGAAACAAAAGTGCGCAGGAAATGGTTGAGCATGTTTATCAAGACTTGGAAAAATGGCAGGACTTTCAACTTCATGATGATTTTACCCTTATTATTTTACGGCGAAACGTTTAA
- a CDS encoding STAS domain-containing protein, translated as MNLDVKTETLGNETKMFVSGEIDAYTAPQLKEALMPLVEKQEPAVTVDLRGVDYIDSTGLGIFVGALKSTDQNNGTLRLVSLNERVKRLFSITGLDEVIDIEERRESAGK; from the coding sequence ATGAACTTGGATGTAAAGACAGAAACGCTGGGCAACGAGACGAAAATGTTCGTATCAGGGGAAATTGATGCTTATACAGCCCCGCAATTAAAAGAAGCATTAATGCCCTTGGTTGAGAAGCAGGAGCCAGCGGTCACCGTTGACTTGAGAGGCGTCGACTACATTGACAGCACAGGTCTCGGCATTTTTGTCGGTGCGCTGAAATCGACGGATCAGAATAATGGAACGTTACGTCTTGTATCCCTTAATGAGCGAGTGAAGCGTCTTTTTTCGATTACCGGGCTTGATGAAGTGATCGACATCGAGGAGCGAAGGGAGAGTGCCGGGAAATGA
- the rsbW gene encoding anti-sigma B factor RsbW — translation MTVYEELIEMKVPAKPEYVGVVRLTVSGVANRVGYTYDEIEDIKVAIAEACTNVVDHAYDDEGLISLQFHVHDQFVEFKIADDGTNVDVEELKKYRGPIQPDEPIQKLNEGGLGLFLIETLMDDVEIRKNKGVAIVMKKYFQKDGVAHGTNGIETETINKHR, via the coding sequence ATGACAGTGTATGAGGAGCTTATTGAAATGAAGGTGCCTGCAAAACCCGAATATGTAGGGGTTGTTAGACTGACGGTTTCAGGGGTTGCCAATCGTGTTGGTTACACTTATGATGAAATTGAGGATATTAAAGTCGCGATTGCCGAAGCTTGTACGAATGTCGTTGATCACGCTTACGATGATGAAGGTTTAATTTCTTTGCAGTTTCATGTCCATGATCAATTTGTCGAGTTCAAAATTGCGGACGATGGAACAAATGTAGATGTAGAGGAATTAAAAAAATACAGGGGTCCGATTCAGCCAGATGAGCCTATCCAGAAACTTAATGAAGGAGGGCTAGGCCTTTTCCTTATCGAAACATTAATGGATGACGTCGAAATTAGAAAAAACAAAGGCGTGGCCATTGTAATGAAGAAGTATTTTCAAAAGGATGGGGTAGCGCATGGGACCAACGGAATCGAAACAGAAACAATCAACAAACATCGATGA
- the sigB gene encoding RNA polymerase sigma factor SigB has translation MGPTESKQKQSTNIDEANIYKWIESFQQEPTEEIQTALIRHYDPLVQSLARKFSRSQGHDDDLYQVGMIGLLAALRRFDPAYKRSFESFAVPTIVGEIKRFIRDKTWSVHVPRRIKELGPRIKNAVEELTTEYQRSPQVTEIAAHLEVTEEEVLETMEMGKSYQALSVDRSIEADTEGSEVTLLDLVGSTEEGFEKTDQRLLLEKAFAVLTDREQEILHCTYFDNLSQKETGDRLDISQMHVSRLQRRALHKLRDSIRVEPSECL, from the coding sequence ATGGGACCAACGGAATCGAAACAGAAACAATCAACAAACATCGATGAAGCGAACATTTACAAATGGATTGAAAGCTTTCAACAAGAACCGACAGAGGAGATTCAAACAGCGCTAATCCGTCACTACGACCCGCTCGTTCAATCGCTTGCGCGCAAATTCTCACGGAGCCAAGGGCACGATGACGACCTTTATCAAGTCGGTATGATCGGTTTACTTGCTGCGCTTCGCCGTTTCGACCCTGCCTATAAGCGCTCATTCGAGTCATTCGCCGTCCCCACGATTGTCGGTGAAATCAAGCGGTTTATCAGGGATAAAACGTGGAGTGTCCACGTGCCCCGACGAATAAAAGAGTTAGGGCCAAGGATCAAAAATGCTGTGGAAGAGTTAACGACTGAATACCAACGCTCGCCACAAGTGACTGAAATCGCCGCTCATTTGGAAGTTACGGAAGAAGAAGTGCTGGAAACGATGGAAATGGGAAAAAGCTATCAAGCGCTTTCCGTGGACCGTTCGATTGAAGCGGATACCGAAGGCAGTGAAGTAACGTTGTTGGACCTTGTTGGCTCAACGGAGGAAGGCTTTGAAAAGACCGATCAACGCCTTCTGTTGGAAAAGGCGTTTGCCGTGCTCACCGATCGTGAACAAGAAATTTTGCATTGTACCTATTTTGACAACCTTAGTCAAAAAGAGACAGGCGACCGTTTGGACATCTCGCAAATGCATGTCTCCCGTCTGCAACGGCGGGCACTGCATAAATTGCGTGATTCAATCCGCGTTGAACCATCGGAGTGTCTGTGA
- a CDS encoding SpoIIE family protein phosphatase → MANIIEEDHLKGKTVVYQKEKQGYSICGDAYYMIEKDGYFLVAIADGLGSGENANRSARIAVNIIKKQHAGTSLEGLFSTCNAALSKERGVVMTILKIDYDSKRILYGNIGNVGCILTIDDGVCYRPIPGTGFLAGRRITPKTYEYPFDSEVSFVLYSDGAEVHNMRDRFVQYAAAPSEFVQKMVGSNDATRKDDITIISGHMK, encoded by the coding sequence ATGGCCAACATTATCGAAGAGGACCATCTCAAAGGGAAAACAGTCGTATATCAAAAGGAAAAACAGGGATACTCGATATGTGGGGATGCTTACTACATGATTGAGAAAGATGGGTACTTTCTTGTTGCCATCGCCGATGGTCTCGGCAGCGGGGAGAATGCCAACCGCTCGGCCCGCATTGCCGTAAATATCATTAAAAAGCAACATGCCGGCACAAGCCTTGAAGGGTTGTTTTCCACCTGTAATGCAGCGCTCAGCAAAGAACGGGGCGTTGTGATGACGATTTTAAAAATCGATTATGATTCGAAAAGAATTTTGTATGGGAACATCGGAAACGTCGGTTGTATATTAACTATTGATGATGGGGTGTGCTATCGCCCGATCCCAGGTACCGGTTTCCTTGCCGGGCGTCGAATCACACCGAAAACATACGAATACCCTTTTGATTCGGAAGTTTCGTTTGTTTTATATTCCGATGGCGCAGAGGTACACAATATGAGAGATCGCTTTGTTCAATACGCTGCAGCACCTTCCGAGTTTGTGCAAAAAATGGTTGGCTCCAATGACGCTACACGCAAAGATGACATAACGATTATATCCGGGCATATGAAGTGA
- a CDS encoding Tex family protein has protein sequence METVTIDTEKTIGRIARGISTEQRYVKAIIDLHEDGNTIPFIARYRKEQTGNADELNIREVLDQWQYANQLHDRQQEVLRLIDEQGKLTDELAEAVQSATKLQDVEDIYRPYKQKRRTKATIAKEKGLEPFAERLFQLPREIDVEREADAYINPEEDLNDRAAVLEGANNIIAEWTADDPTVRQTIRELTFQNGQLQTARKKDAADEAGTYEMYYEYAERINRMPEHRILAVNRGEKDNVLKVNVDADDSFLINKIENLVIKRFGSPAVPVVQEAIKDGYKRLIAPAVEREIRNELTEKAETRAIHVFSDNLKQLLLQPPFLGKMVLGIDPAYRTGCKWAVIDETGKMLETGVFYPTPPKNEKEKSAKELEALLNKYDCKVIAIGNGTASQETELFVSEFLSETDSDAAYVIINEAGASVYSASEIAREEFPDLEVEERSAISIARRLQDPLSELVKIDPQSIGVGQYQHDVSAKSLGSSLDFVVETAVNQVGVDVNTASQSLLQHVSGLNKTVANQIVKYREDNGKYNTRKQLNDVPRLGAKTFEQAAGFLRISDGNEPLDRTPIHPESYAVTEQLLQEMDVLENALGSNTIQEKVEQLDISEASRQLDIGEMTLQDIAKALARPNRDPREDLPQPLLKTGVMAMEDLEKGMELQGTVRNVVDFGAFIDVGVKEDGLVHISKLANRFIKHPQEVVAVGDIVTVWVDDVDLKKGRIALTMKKPA, from the coding sequence TTGGAAACTGTCACAATCGATACGGAAAAGACGATCGGGCGGATTGCCCGCGGTATATCAACGGAACAACGGTACGTAAAAGCCATTATTGATCTGCATGAGGATGGGAATACGATTCCTTTTATCGCCCGTTACCGGAAAGAACAAACCGGAAATGCGGATGAACTGAACATTCGCGAAGTGCTCGATCAGTGGCAATATGCGAATCAGCTTCACGATAGGCAGCAAGAGGTCCTTCGCTTAATCGACGAGCAAGGAAAACTTACTGATGAGTTAGCCGAAGCGGTTCAATCAGCGACCAAGCTACAAGATGTAGAGGACATCTATCGCCCTTACAAGCAAAAAAGACGCACAAAGGCTACGATTGCCAAAGAAAAGGGGTTGGAGCCTTTTGCAGAACGCCTTTTCCAATTGCCGCGCGAGATTGACGTGGAGCGGGAAGCGGATGCATACATAAATCCGGAGGAGGATCTTAACGACCGTGCCGCTGTATTGGAAGGAGCGAATAACATTATCGCGGAATGGACGGCAGACGATCCGACTGTTCGACAAACGATTCGGGAGTTGACATTTCAAAACGGACAGCTACAGACCGCACGCAAAAAAGATGCGGCAGACGAAGCCGGTACATACGAAATGTATTATGAATACGCCGAGCGGATAAATCGGATGCCTGAACATCGCATTTTAGCGGTGAACCGAGGAGAAAAGGATAACGTTCTAAAAGTGAATGTGGATGCAGATGATTCATTTTTAATTAATAAAATCGAAAATCTCGTCATTAAACGGTTTGGTTCACCGGCTGTCCCTGTCGTTCAGGAGGCAATAAAAGATGGATATAAACGTTTGATTGCCCCGGCTGTTGAACGAGAGATTCGAAATGAATTGACCGAAAAAGCGGAAACTCGGGCCATTCATGTATTTTCGGATAACCTGAAACAACTATTGCTGCAACCGCCATTCTTGGGAAAAATGGTCCTCGGCATTGACCCTGCCTATCGTACTGGTTGCAAATGGGCGGTTATTGATGAAACGGGAAAAATGTTGGAAACGGGTGTTTTTTATCCAACGCCCCCGAAAAATGAAAAAGAAAAAAGCGCAAAAGAGCTAGAAGCCTTGTTGAATAAGTACGATTGTAAGGTCATTGCCATCGGGAACGGAACGGCTTCACAGGAAACGGAATTGTTTGTTTCGGAGTTTTTATCCGAAACGGATTCAGATGCAGCGTATGTGATCATTAATGAGGCAGGTGCAAGTGTTTATTCTGCTTCAGAAATTGCCCGCGAGGAATTTCCTGACTTGGAAGTGGAGGAACGAAGCGCGATTTCGATCGCGAGACGACTTCAGGACCCCCTTTCCGAGCTTGTGAAAATCGATCCCCAATCGATTGGTGTCGGGCAGTATCAACATGATGTGAGTGCCAAATCACTGGGCAGTTCCCTTGATTTCGTTGTTGAGACGGCGGTCAATCAAGTGGGCGTCGATGTGAATACAGCTTCACAAAGCCTGCTTCAACATGTGTCGGGATTGAATAAAACGGTCGCGAACCAAATCGTCAAATACCGTGAAGACAACGGAAAGTACAATACGAGAAAGCAACTGAACGATGTCCCCCGCCTAGGGGCGAAAACATTTGAGCAAGCCGCCGGTTTTTTGCGGATTTCGGACGGGAACGAGCCGCTTGACCGAACGCCAATTCACCCGGAAAGCTATGCAGTTACCGAGCAATTGCTACAAGAAATGGATGTGCTCGAGAATGCTCTCGGGTCCAACACGATTCAGGAAAAAGTGGAACAACTTGATATCTCCGAGGCATCGAGACAATTGGATATTGGAGAAATGACGTTGCAAGATATCGCGAAGGCGTTGGCCCGTCCGAATCGTGACCCTCGTGAGGACTTGCCGCAACCATTGTTGAAAACGGGCGTTATGGCAATGGAGGATTTGGAGAAAGGAATGGAGCTTCAAGGGACCGTTCGGAATGTCGTTGATTTTGGCGCATTCATCGACGTCGGTGTGAAAGAAGATGGACTTGTGCATATCTCAAAGCTTGCCAATCGCTTCATAAAGCATCCGCAAGAGGTGGTTGCTGTCGGCGACATCGTTACCGTGTGGGTGGATGATGTTGATTTGAAAAAGGGAAGAATTGCTCTGACGATGAAAAAACCTGCGTGA
- the cmpA gene encoding cortex morphogenetic protein CmpA, translating into MPYWLKKQLEKAYFEKNRYEIVMLNQCWYAYLKRNAQQAL; encoded by the coding sequence GTGCCTTACTGGCTAAAAAAACAATTGGAAAAAGCCTATTTTGAAAAAAACCGCTATGAGATTGTCATGCTTAACCAATGTTGGTACGCATATTTGAAACGCAATGCCCAACAGGCGCTATAA
- a CDS encoding SprT family protein yields MNDEQLQRLTERLSDLYFKKPFRHQTRFNSRLRTTGGRYMLASHDIEINPKHEEHFGREELKSIIKHELCHYHLHLEGKGYQHKDKDFKHLLKKVGGSRHCQTVPGMRRTLPVKYYYQCEGCGHVYPRKRAMDTNRYVCGVCSGKLKKS; encoded by the coding sequence ATGAACGACGAACAACTGCAACGATTAACGGAAAGGTTGTCCGATCTTTATTTTAAGAAGCCTTTCCGGCATCAGACCCGCTTTAATTCACGGTTAAGAACGACCGGCGGGCGCTATATGCTTGCGAGCCATGATATCGAAATTAACCCTAAGCATGAAGAGCACTTCGGCCGTGAAGAACTAAAGTCGATTATCAAACATGAATTGTGTCATTATCACCTTCATTTAGAAGGCAAGGGCTACCAACATAAGGACAAGGATTTTAAACATTTGCTAAAAAAAGTGGGCGGCTCCAGGCATTGTCAAACAGTTCCCGGCATGAGGAGAACGTTGCCGGTTAAATATTATTATCAATGTGAAGGGTGTGGCCATGTTTATCCTCGGAAGCGAGCGATGGACACGAACCGGTATGTTTGCGGGGTTTGCAGCGGGAAGCTAAAAAAATCATGA